The genomic DNA TCGTTCAGAAGAAAGTATTTGTAAAGATGTTTTAAGACATATGGCGTCTAAAGGAATTATTGTCACGGACTTGGCCTTATCCGTATTTGCTGCAGTTCTAAAAAAATGTTCTTTTGTTATTTGTAATGATGGGGGACCTCTTCATATTGCGGTAAGTCAAGGTGTGCCGACAGTTTCAATATTTGGCCCGGTAAATGAGGGGGTGTATGGTCCTTATCCAGCGTCAGACAAAGATGTTATCGTAAAAAACAATGTGTCATGCCGTCCCTGTTATTATCAATTTAGATATAAGGATTGCGACACGCATACATGCTTAAGAGATCTTTTGCCTCAACATGTTACAAAAGAGGTTGATATATTGGTCGACCGGATATAGCTTTATTTCGGTATGTAATTATGAATTGTCATGATATAATATCGCCTTTTGGAGTGGATTATGGTTAAAGATAAAAATATCAAAAAAATTCTTATGGTGAAGCTTAGTTCTATTGGAGATGTTGTTCACGCTCTTCCCATCCTAAAATCATTACGTGATACGTATCCTGAAGCATATATTGCATGGATGATAAAAAGAACGTGTAAAGATATCATTGAGGGCAATCCCTATCTTGATGAGGTCATAATATTCGAACGTGCACGATGGGGTAAATTGAGAAATATCTTTCTGACGGTCAAAGAGATATTTCTATTTATGAAATCTATCAGATCAAAAAAATTTGACGTTGTTGTTGATTTTCAGGGTCTTTTCTATACCGGTTTAGTAACATTCTTTACCGGATGTAAAAAAAGGTACGGGTTTAAAAATGCGCGAGAATTTTCCTTTATATTTTATAATAGAAAAGTAGCTGTTCCCACAATGGAGATGCATGCGGTAAATAGATATTTTCTTCTTGCCGAAGCGTTGGGCGCAACTCATAGAAAGCCCGAGTTTACCATTGCCGTATCATCGGCTGATAGCGAAAAAGTTGATTCGCTCCTTGCTCAATACACACAAGGAGACAGTACTAAACCTGTTATTGCAATAAATCCTTCTGCTCGTTGGATCACTAAGCAGTGGCAGATGGAAAAATTTGCTGAGCTGTCAGATGCACTTGCTCGTCAGATGAATGCCGTTATTGTTCTTATTGGAAGTAGCGCAGATAAAGAATTAGTTGAAAGATTGATCGAAAGAATGAAAACGAATCCTTTAAATGCAACAGGCAGAACAAATCTCAAGCAGCTTGTCGCTCTTCTGGAGAAGACGGATTTAGTTATCAGTAATGACACCGGTCCAATGCATATCGCTGTTGCAGTGGGAACACCGGTTTTAGGGCTTTTTGGCCCTACTAATCCTGTAAGAACGGGTCCTTTTGGATTGGAGCACGTAGTTATCAGGAAAGATATTTTTTGCAGCCCTTGTCTTAAGAAAAAATGCTGCGATCTTATATGTATGGATCTATTAACCACTGAGGATGTTTTACACGCAGTTCACGAAAATATAGTTAAGGGAACCTTTTCGAAAATATCACCTAAAAAAGTCGATCGACTTAGAGCGCAAATGAACATTATTGATGAGATCGGAGATCACACCTTAGATGTGTTGATTTTAAGTGACGGTAAAGCCGGTCATGTAAATCAAACGGTGGGTATGGTTAAGAATATTGATAACGTGAATTATCATGTAGCGCGAATAAAATACCGCACAACGTTTCATCGTGGGTTAGCATGGGTTGCGGGTGTGTGTGGGCTGGGAGAAACGGGATTTTTAAAAAGCATGTTAAAGCCAAATAGTTATCGCCAGATTATGGAGTCTGTGCCGAAAGTCGTTCTTTCAGCCGGTATATCGGTAGCGCCGATTAATCTCATGCTGGGAAGAATATTTAAGGCGAAAAAAGTGGTTAGTATGAAACCGGGGCCTCTCAAATTGAAACGTTTTGATCTTGCGATTATCCCTATGCATGATGACCCTCCGAAAATGGATAATGTAGTGGAAACATTAGGTGCCCCAAATATTATTGGTAAAGAGCTTTTAGAAGCTGAAAAAGATAAAATTGTTCATAATATTCACTTTAAGAAAGATATTAAAATAGGCGTATTTATTGGGGGAGAAACGCCAGATTATTTTATTTCTAAAAAGACTATGCTTGTATTAATCCAGAAGATAAAGGATCTATGTAATGAGTTTGATGCAGAAGTATTAATTGCAACATCGAGAAGAACCGCGCGTGGTTTGGAAAAATTATTATCACAAGCGTTTGACAATGATCCGAGATGTAAAATGCTCCTATTGGCGAGTCAGGCTGAGACAAATCCCATACCGGGGATATTGAGCGTGAGTGATATTATTGTTGTTACTGAAGAAAGTATATCCATGGTCTCTGAAGCTGCGAGTTCAGGTAAATATGTCTTTGTCTTAAAAATTGATAGGAAAGAAAACAGAAAACTTAAACAAGAACGTACGATTGAGGAATTAGTGATACATGGATATGTATTAAAATCTGATGTTTTTACTCTTTATAACACTATTGTAAACTTCTGGCCGACACGTAAACCTCCCAAAATTCTAAATGACACTGTTGTTGCATCTGAAGCACTTGCGAAACTACTTGAGCAATGTGGTTTTAATAGAGATATTGCATATCTCAAGAAAGTTAGTTGAGAATGATTAACTGACATAGGTACTTTCATACGATAGTAATGGATAAATAATCATGAAAATTTTGCAAATGGTCCCTGAATTAGAATGTGGCGGTGTTGAAACCGGTACCGTTGATTTGGCTCTTATGCTTAAAGAACGCGGCCATATTCCTTATGTTATCACTAGCGGTGGCAGTATGGTTGCAAAGCTGGAATCTTCTCAGGTAACCTGCATAAAGCTTCCCGTACATAAAAAATCAATTATATCGATTATCGGTACTATATTTAAGGTGAGAAAGATTGTGCGTGAAGAAGACATTGATATTGTACATGCCCGAAGCCGTGTGCCCGGATGGATCGGATATTTTGCAGTACAAGGGACGCATGCACATTTTGTAACTACTGCCCATGGATATTATAGTACCCATTTTGCAAGTAGGGTGATGGGTCGTGGCGAAAAAGTCATTGTGCCGAGCGCGGTAATATCAGAGCACATGGAAAATGATTTTGGGGTTGTTAAGGACAAGCTTGTTTTGATCCCACGCGGCGTTGATGTGAGAAAATTCAGAGAAAAGGAACCTGAACTCGGTGGCATTAAAGATACCTACAATATAGGTGTTATTGGACGATTGACGCCTATCAAAGGACATAGTTATGTTATTCGTGCACTAACAATTATATTGCGCTCATTTCCACATGTTAAACTGTTTATTATAGGTGATGCCTATGGAAAGAAAGTACACTACAAAGATGAGTTAATACGGCTTGTTGAGGAACTCGGATTAAAAGATAATATTGTTTTTACCGGAGCATGTTCGGACGTATCAAAAATATTAGATAATTTAGATATTGTTATTCTGTCATCCATTGTTCCAGAAGCATTTGGAAGGGTAATAACTGAAGCGTTTGCAGCCTGTGTGCCTGTTATTGCCACACGTTTGGGTGGTGCATTAGATATTATTGACGATAAGAAAAATGGTCTTTTAGTAGAACCAAAAGATGAGAATGCAATTGCCGAGGCAGTGACAACACTGTTTCAGGATCATAAACTTTGCGAGAAGATAATTAAAAATGCTCTCGAGAAAGTACATTCTGAATATACCCTCGAAAAGATGTACGAGAGAACATGTCAAGTGTATGAAGAATGTGTGAATACAAAAAAGATTCTTATTGTGAAACTAAGTGCGCTTGGCGATATCGTGCTTATCAGTCCTTCTGTCCGCGCCATTAAAAAGAAATATCCGTACGCTAAAATAACGGCGCTTACATCATCTCGATATAAAGGCCTGTTCAAAAAATCGAGAGACATACATCATGTTCTTACCTATGATAAAGGGAACAATCCTCTTGCTCTTATGAAACTCATTAGAAAATTGCGTCATTACCGGTTTGACATTGCTGTCGATTTTCAAAACACGTACCGAACTCATCTTATACTTTTTTTTGGTTGGATAAAAAAGTCGATAGGGTATAAAAGAAAATGCGGTTTTTTGATGTCTGAAAGTGTTGATATGCCTACCACACCCATGGATCCTGTCAGTCACCAGTTTAAACTGTTAAGCGTGCTTGATATACCTCTTGAGAATAGACAAATAGAGTTTTGGACCGGTGAAGAAGATAAGAGAGCGGTAAAAAAGATATTTCGTGCTAACAATATTAATGAGGATGAAACTTTGATAGCAATAAATCCTGGGGGCAGTCATAAGTGGAAATCAAAGAGATGGCCAAGAGAAAGGTTTGCAGAGTTGATAAACGTGCTTTATGAACGTTACCAGGCGCGTACGGTTCTTATTGGCGGAAATGATCTCTCGGAATATAAGGATTATTTTAAGCAAAACCTGTCTGTTCCATATATTGATACCATTGGACTTACTTCAATTTCTGAGGCCGGTGAGCTTTTAAAACGGTGCAAACTTCTTGTTACCGGAGATAGCGCTCCGCTCCATATTGCTGCAGGATGCGCAGTGCCGTTTGTGGCATTGTTTGGACCGACAGACCCTCATAAGCATATGCCTATTGCAAAAGGTACGGTTATTACTAAGAACGTTGAATGCAGTCCGTGTGTAAAAAACACGTGTGGGGAACACATATGTATGGAGAATATCACTGTCAGTGATGTTCTTGAAAAAGTAGCTCAATACATATAAAAGTGAGAAGTAAAAAATGAGAAGTAAAAAAAACGGAAATAAAGAAATAAAAGATATCTGTAACATACTTGTTGTTACAAAAAATTGGCTTGGCGATGCGGTGTGCACAACTCCCGCTATACGTGCAATAAAAGAAACGTATAAAGAAGCATCTGTTTCAGTTCTTTCCCATCCTCGATGTGTTCAAATATTTGAGGGAAATAGTGACCTGTCTAGTGTCATACCTTTTGAGATAAGACGTGGTGTCCGTTCATTATTTGATCAGGTACGATTATTAAAAATACTGAAGTCTCATGCATTTGACACTGTCTTTGTCCTGCATCGTTCTCGTTCAATGGCATTTTTAACTTTTCTTTCGGGTATTAAATATAGAGTTGGTTATGGCACAAAAGGTCGCGGTGTTTTTCTCACTCATCCGGTATCTACACCTAAAGACGAAGATATGCATATGATAGCCTATCATCTTAATCTTCTTGAAGAGTGTGGGATTAAAGCGCGCTCGTGGGATTGTATTTTTCCTGTAAGCAAAGAGGATGAAAATGCTGCTGAGAAATTGATCAAAGAACTTGGGTTGAGTAACGAAGACCGTATTATTCTTATAGGCCCAGGAGGAAACTGGGACCGTAAAAGATGGCCAGCATCATATTTTGCAAAACTTATTGATATCGTGAGTGATAGGTATAATGTACGCATTGTACTTACCGGTTCTCAAAAAGATGCTTACCTTGCGGATATAATTATGACACGAACAAAAAATCCTCCTTATAATGCTATGGGGAAAACGACCCTAAAATCTTTTGGAGCGTTGCTCAAAAGATCGAGGTTATATATTGGTAATGATTCAGGGCCGACACATATTGCAGCAGCATTAGCAGTACCTCTCATTGCTATATTTGGGCCTACAGAACCAAAGTTGACCGGTCCGTTAGGTAAAGGCAATATTGCTGTTTTAGTTAATTCTGTTGGGTGTACACTGCCGTGTCATGAGTCGTTTTGCGATGATTTACGTTGTATAGAATCGGTTCTTGTTGATGATGTAGTAGCAGAAGTTAAAAAAGTTCTAGAAACCCCTTTTAATGGTTAGAGAAATTCGAAAAATTCTTTTTATTACTTTAAGTAATGTAGGTGATGTTGTATTGACGACGCCAGTCATGAATATTCTTTGCCAGCGGTATCCTCATGCCCATTTTACCATCCTTGTCGGGCCTAAAGCATCATCGGTTTTTGACGGTGATCCGTTGGTTGATGAAGTTATCGAGTATAATAAAAAAGCTTCACTGAAAGAAAAGTGTACTCTTGTGCGGACACTGCGAAGAAAGAATTATGATGCTGTATGCGATCTGCGTCATACCATTATACCAATATTTCTTCAAGGCACACTTCTTACACGATTAATAAGAAGAAAAGAAGAGGGCTTGCACGCGGCCATAGATCATATGCGTAAATTGAAGAATGTGTCTCCACAAGAAACTCCATGTTTTCGCCTATTTGCATCAGAGAAAGCTCTGGATTTTCAAAAAGAGATATGGCAGAAATATGCGGTAGGTGAGACAGAACCTGTGTTTGGGATCAGTCCTCATGCGGCAAGTTCATTAAAACAATGGCCTATTGATAGATGTATTGAGCTCATAAAAAACATACAAAGCCAATACACAGCGCGGTGTGTTCTGATTGGTGGTAATGATGCGCGTGATATAGGTGAGAGTATTATGGATTCATGTCCTCAATGTATTAATCTTATAGGGCACACATCAATAAGTGAGCTTATTGCCATAATGAGTAAGATGAAGGGATTTGTAACAAATGATAGTGGGCCTCTTCATATAGCAAGTGCGTTAGATGTTCCAACTGTTGCGATTTTTGGGCCCTCTGATGATGTGCGGTACGGCCCGCGCGGAAAAAACCATTGTATCGTACATGATATTAATTGCAGGCCTTGCAAACTGGCACAATGTAAGTTTTCTACTCATGAATGTATAAAGTCAATAGGTGTTAAAGAAGTGTTTGATGCTGTTCATAATCTCGGAGTAATATAAAACAAGATGAAAGACAAACGCAAAAAGATATTAATTGTGAGAATGGATCGCATGGGGGATGTGCTTTTGAGCACACCTGCAATTCATGCTGTACGCAAACAATATAAAGACTCGTATATTGCTGTTTTAGTGAGGCCTTATACGGTCGATGCGGTCAAACATAATCCTGATATTGATGAAGTTATAGTTTATGATAAAGAATATGCACATAAAGGGATGGTTAATAATATTGGCTTTGTCGTGCATCTTTTCATGAAGAGATTTGATGTTGCACTTATTCTCCATAGCACGAACAGATCGGTGCTCTTAAGCTTTTTAGCGGGTATCAAGAAGAGGGTGGGATATGACAGGAGACTAAAATATCTTTTAACTCATCCGATTCCGTATCGGAAGCATAAAGGGGAGAAACATGAGGTAGATTATTCCTTAGAATTAACGGTTTTACTGGGAGTTGATATCTCGCAAGCAACAAAAAAGCCATTGTTTGTTGTTTCTCATGATGATGAACAATTTATTGGAACACTATTGCAAAATAAAGGGATAAAGAGAACTGATCGGATTATTTGCATTCATCCCGGAGCAAGTTGTCCTTCTAAAAGATGGTCCTTCCAGCGGTTTAGGGAAGTTGTGCAGCACTACAAAAAAAGAGATTCTGTACGTATTGTTATTATTGGTGGAGATGAAGAAATTGATACTGCTGACAGTATTGCACAAGGACATGAGGTAGGGGTAATTAATCTCGCGGGAGTGTTATCTATTGGACAAATGGGAGCAGTGCTAAAACATTCATGTTGCTTAGTATCAAATGATTCTGGGCCGGTACATGCAGCAAGCGCACTTAACGTACCTGTTGTTGTGCTTTTTGGAAGAAAAAATCCAGGATTAAGCTCTCAGGTGTGGGGACCTATAGGCGACAACAACATTGTCCTGCATAAGGATGTAGGGTGTGTTCACTGTTTAGCACATAATTGCAAAACCGGTTTTCAGTGTCTTGATGCAATAACTGTAGATGACGTTATTGGAGCGGTAAATACAATATTAGAAGAAAATAATGGTCACTAAAATTTTATTTTGACTATTATTTGGATTATGCTATAGTATGCGTCTCTTGAACCTAAAAGATGGATGTAGGTTCTAGGAAAAAGTTCTTTTATTTAGGATATAAATATTAGGGGGGTGTAGCTCAATTTGGTTAGAGCGCTGCCCTGTCACGGCAGAGGTCGCGGGTTCAAGTCCCGTCACTCCCGTATATACACAGAAGCCCTGTGATGCGAAAGCACCGCAGGGCTTTTTGTTTGTTCGGAGAAAGATGCTGATATGGCTGCGACCTCTGCCGTGACAGGTAAGAGTAGAGAAGTACATTGAGTATGAGGAAAGCAACCGAGGTGGGTTCATCCGACCAGATGGGATACTTCTTGTTTAAGGATAGATTTTGCGAAGCGAAATCTTTACTCCCGTCACTCCCGTATATACACAGAAGCTCTGTGATGCGAAAGCACCGCAGGGCTTTTTTTGTTTATTTAAGGTAAATAGTAATTTATAATACAATGAACTATGAACAAACAACAATGAACGAAAATATGGATAAATTTGGCGTAAGCTCAGCAAAAGAAAAAAAACTTAACGAAATTATGGTTCGTTTAAAAATATATGAACGAGACTTCAAAGAATCGTTTATTCGTTCTCGTGGTTCTGGTGGACAGAATGTTAATAAGGTCGCAACCTGTGTATATTTAAAACATATTCCCACCGGTCTTGAAGTAAAATGCAGTAAACATAGATCCCAAGCGCTAAACCGTTATTCTGCCCGTAAATTACTCGCTGAAAAGATCGAAGAAAAAGTGCTCGGTAAAAAGTCTGAGAAACGAAAAAAAATAGAAAAAATCAGAAGGCAAAAAAGAAAAAGATCTAAAAGAGCAAAGGAAAAGATGCTTGAAGAAAAGAAGAAGCAATCAGACAAAAAAGTGTTACGTAAAAAAGTACCTATTAATGGGGAATGAAAAAGCTGTCTTGGTTATGGGTGATATTAGATATGATCTCAGTAAGCATGGTTCAAAGTCATTGTATGAGTATGCTGATATTGAATTTGATTATGCTATAACTATGGGGTGCGGTGATGCCTGTCCTAATATAACTGCAAAAAATCGGGATGACTGGCAAATTCCGGATCCGAAACATATGCCAAT from Candidatus Ancaeobacter aquaticus includes the following:
- the waaF gene encoding lipopolysaccharide heptosyltransferase II; protein product: MVKDKNIKKILMVKLSSIGDVVHALPILKSLRDTYPEAYIAWMIKRTCKDIIEGNPYLDEVIIFERARWGKLRNIFLTVKEIFLFMKSIRSKKFDVVVDFQGLFYTGLVTFFTGCKKRYGFKNAREFSFIFYNRKVAVPTMEMHAVNRYFLLAEALGATHRKPEFTIAVSSADSEKVDSLLAQYTQGDSTKPVIAINPSARWITKQWQMEKFAELSDALARQMNAVIVLIGSSADKELVERLIERMKTNPLNATGRTNLKQLVALLEKTDLVISNDTGPMHIAVAVGTPVLGLFGPTNPVRTGPFGLEHVVIRKDIFCSPCLKKKCCDLICMDLLTTEDVLHAVHENIVKGTFSKISPKKVDRLRAQMNIIDEIGDHTLDVLILSDGKAGHVNQTVGMVKNIDNVNYHVARIKYRTTFHRGLAWVAGVCGLGETGFLKSMLKPNSYRQIMESVPKVVLSAGISVAPINLMLGRIFKAKKVVSMKPGPLKLKRFDLAIIPMHDDPPKMDNVVETLGAPNIIGKELLEAEKDKIVHNIHFKKDIKIGVFIGGETPDYFISKKTMLVLIQKIKDLCNEFDAEVLIATSRRTARGLEKLLSQAFDNDPRCKMLLLASQAETNPIPGILSVSDIIVVTEESISMVSEAASSGKYVFVLKIDRKENRKLKQERTIEELVIHGYVLKSDVFTLYNTIVNFWPTRKPPKILNDTVVASEALAKLLEQCGFNRDIAYLKKVS
- the waaF gene encoding lipopolysaccharide heptosyltransferase II, yielding MKILQMVPELECGGVETGTVDLALMLKERGHIPYVITSGGSMVAKLESSQVTCIKLPVHKKSIISIIGTIFKVRKIVREEDIDIVHARSRVPGWIGYFAVQGTHAHFVTTAHGYYSTHFASRVMGRGEKVIVPSAVISEHMENDFGVVKDKLVLIPRGVDVRKFREKEPELGGIKDTYNIGVIGRLTPIKGHSYVIRALTIILRSFPHVKLFIIGDAYGKKVHYKDELIRLVEELGLKDNIVFTGACSDVSKILDNLDIVILSSIVPEAFGRVITEAFAACVPVIATRLGGALDIIDDKKNGLLVEPKDENAIAEAVTTLFQDHKLCEKIIKNALEKVHSEYTLEKMYERTCQVYEECVNTKKILIVKLSALGDIVLISPSVRAIKKKYPYAKITALTSSRYKGLFKKSRDIHHVLTYDKGNNPLALMKLIRKLRHYRFDIAVDFQNTYRTHLILFFGWIKKSIGYKRKCGFLMSESVDMPTTPMDPVSHQFKLLSVLDIPLENRQIEFWTGEEDKRAVKKIFRANNINEDETLIAINPGGSHKWKSKRWPRERFAELINVLYERYQARTVLIGGNDLSEYKDYFKQNLSVPYIDTIGLTSISEAGELLKRCKLLVTGDSAPLHIAAGCAVPFVALFGPTDPHKHMPIAKGTVITKNVECSPCVKNTCGEHICMENITVSDVLEKVAQYI
- the waaF gene encoding lipopolysaccharide heptosyltransferase II codes for the protein MRSKKNGNKEIKDICNILVVTKNWLGDAVCTTPAIRAIKETYKEASVSVLSHPRCVQIFEGNSDLSSVIPFEIRRGVRSLFDQVRLLKILKSHAFDTVFVLHRSRSMAFLTFLSGIKYRVGYGTKGRGVFLTHPVSTPKDEDMHMIAYHLNLLEECGIKARSWDCIFPVSKEDENAAEKLIKELGLSNEDRIILIGPGGNWDRKRWPASYFAKLIDIVSDRYNVRIVLTGSQKDAYLADIIMTRTKNPPYNAMGKTTLKSFGALLKRSRLYIGNDSGPTHIAAALAVPLIAIFGPTEPKLTGPLGKGNIAVLVNSVGCTLPCHESFCDDLRCIESVLVDDVVAEVKKVLETPFNG
- a CDS encoding glycosyltransferase family 9 protein, with the protein product MVREIRKILFITLSNVGDVVLTTPVMNILCQRYPHAHFTILVGPKASSVFDGDPLVDEVIEYNKKASLKEKCTLVRTLRRKNYDAVCDLRHTIIPIFLQGTLLTRLIRRKEEGLHAAIDHMRKLKNVSPQETPCFRLFASEKALDFQKEIWQKYAVGETEPVFGISPHAASSLKQWPIDRCIELIKNIQSQYTARCVLIGGNDARDIGESIMDSCPQCINLIGHTSISELIAIMSKMKGFVTNDSGPLHIASALDVPTVAIFGPSDDVRYGPRGKNHCIVHDINCRPCKLAQCKFSTHECIKSIGVKEVFDAVHNLGVI
- the waaF gene encoding lipopolysaccharide heptosyltransferase II, producing the protein MKDKRKKILIVRMDRMGDVLLSTPAIHAVRKQYKDSYIAVLVRPYTVDAVKHNPDIDEVIVYDKEYAHKGMVNNIGFVVHLFMKRFDVALILHSTNRSVLLSFLAGIKKRVGYDRRLKYLLTHPIPYRKHKGEKHEVDYSLELTVLLGVDISQATKKPLFVVSHDDEQFIGTLLQNKGIKRTDRIICIHPGASCPSKRWSFQRFREVVQHYKKRDSVRIVIIGGDEEIDTADSIAQGHEVGVINLAGVLSIGQMGAVLKHSCCLVSNDSGPVHAASALNVPVVVLFGRKNPGLSSQVWGPIGDNNIVLHKDVGCVHCLAHNCKTGFQCLDAITVDDVIGAVNTILEENNGH
- a CDS encoding peptide chain release factor-like protein; this encodes MNYEQTTMNENMDKFGVSSAKEKKLNEIMVRLKIYERDFKESFIRSRGSGGQNVNKVATCVYLKHIPTGLEVKCSKHRSQALNRYSARKLLAEKIEEKVLGKKSEKRKKIEKIRRQKRKRSKRAKEKMLEEKKKQSDKKVLRKKVPINGE